A single genomic interval of Acidobacteriota bacterium harbors:
- a CDS encoding endonuclease MutS2, with protein sequence MIDQHTLQTLEFPKVIAAVAGKCLTAYGTEVVGGITPLFDKEEIDRRQDEIAQMKDIVRFGSAFPLYRLEDCREFLTQALLEGSFLDPKDMLKVLELVEVSMDLNGYDQEERAKFPAVAAYLPKIRAFPELKKEIRKAIDENGEVRDNASRELKRIREGLFDARRKIVARLESVLTGQRKQAGWQDDVVTQRNGRYVIPVVASQYSNDMGILHDRSQSGATFYVEPKETVDLNNRINQLMQDERLELDRILRAITSEIAQRAYPLRENCRLIGILDMIHAAATLAVEIDANRPTIDTSSGFSLVDARHPLLIFQLGRKEDVVPLTLTVDESRQAVVVTGPNTGGKTIALKAIGLTVLMAQSGLPIPADEKSRIGIFNQIYADIGDEQSIELSLSTFSSHVKNVVAATNGVSPHTLVLLDEIGAGTDPKEGAALAEAIILYMIARGSRLIATTHYSYLKTLALEHPEIENASLEFDRESLAPTYRLQVGIPGSSYAVEIAKRLGMPDEVCDHACLLLGPAERSLSDLIAALETELATVRNDRAELTERLNQARQLEEGYRAQVDKLNADIETEKKNALEQSEQLLERARKETERLVADIRRTQAEKKAVKELHQHLKSMQQEVASQKRQLEAGRPRSKWPEQLKKGDRVRILTLDQEGEIERMLRGDRARVRVGSMTTVVELRHLEPLADGPVKQTAQAGTSFDNGAPFSPEIHLRGMTVEEALEALDKFLDKAVVSGLTQIYVIHGKGTGALRRTLTDYLRKHPEVVDLRLGNWNEGGAGVTIVKLKE encoded by the coding sequence ATGATCGACCAGCATACACTGCAAACTCTGGAATTCCCAAAGGTTATCGCCGCCGTTGCCGGCAAGTGCCTGACCGCGTATGGCACTGAAGTCGTAGGCGGGATCACGCCGCTTTTCGACAAAGAGGAGATCGACCGCCGGCAGGATGAGATCGCGCAGATGAAGGACATAGTCAGGTTCGGCTCGGCCTTTCCCCTGTACCGGCTTGAGGATTGCCGTGAATTCCTCACCCAGGCGCTGCTCGAGGGATCGTTTCTGGATCCCAAAGACATGCTCAAGGTCCTTGAACTGGTTGAAGTGTCGATGGACCTGAACGGCTACGACCAGGAGGAGCGGGCCAAGTTTCCCGCCGTGGCCGCCTATCTCCCAAAAATCCGCGCCTTCCCGGAACTGAAAAAGGAAATACGGAAAGCCATTGACGAGAACGGCGAGGTGAGAGACAACGCCTCGCGCGAGCTTAAGCGGATTCGCGAGGGGCTTTTTGACGCCCGCCGCAAGATTGTCGCGCGGCTCGAGAGCGTGCTTACCGGCCAGCGCAAGCAGGCCGGCTGGCAGGACGACGTGGTGACACAGCGCAACGGCCGCTATGTCATCCCCGTTGTGGCCAGCCAGTACTCGAACGACATGGGCATTCTGCACGACCGAAGTCAGAGTGGCGCCACGTTCTATGTCGAGCCCAAAGAAACGGTCGACTTGAACAACCGGATAAACCAGTTGATGCAGGACGAACGGCTCGAACTGGACCGGATCCTGCGCGCCATCACGTCTGAAATCGCCCAGCGAGCCTATCCCCTGCGCGAGAACTGCCGGCTGATCGGCATCCTGGACATGATCCATGCCGCCGCAACGCTGGCCGTCGAGATCGATGCCAACCGGCCCACCATTGATACCTCGTCCGGCTTCTCACTGGTCGACGCCCGCCATCCCCTGCTCATCTTCCAGCTCGGCCGGAAAGAAGACGTGGTACCGCTGACGCTCACGGTGGATGAATCACGCCAGGCCGTGGTCGTTACCGGGCCCAATACGGGAGGCAAGACGATCGCGCTGAAAGCAATCGGTCTGACCGTCCTCATGGCACAGTCGGGGCTCCCGATTCCGGCCGACGAAAAGTCCCGGATCGGCATATTCAACCAGATTTACGCCGACATCGGTGACGAGCAGTCAATCGAACTGTCCCTGTCGACCTTCTCTTCACACGTGAAGAACGTCGTCGCCGCCACCAACGGCGTCTCGCCACACACGCTGGTCCTGCTCGACGAAATCGGGGCCGGTACCGACCCCAAAGAGGGTGCCGCGCTGGCCGAAGCCATAATCCTGTATATGATTGCCAGAGGCTCAAGACTCATCGCCACCACCCATTACTCCTACCTGAAGACTCTCGCCCTGGAACATCCGGAAATCGAGAACGCCTCGCTGGAGTTCGACCGGGAATCGCTGGCCCCGACGTATCGTCTTCAGGTCGGAATCCCCGGCTCCTCGTATGCCGTGGAAATCGCGAAACGGCTGGGCATGCCCGATGAGGTCTGCGACCATGCCTGCTTGCTGCTGGGACCTGCGGAGCGTTCACTAAGCGACCTGATTGCCGCCCTGGAGACGGAGCTGGCGACGGTCCGAAACGACCGGGCAGAACTCACCGAACGTCTAAACCAGGCCCGCCAGCTCGAGGAGGGCTACCGGGCGCAGGTGGATAAGCTGAACGCCGACATTGAAACCGAGAAGAAAAACGCTCTTGAACAGTCCGAGCAATTACTGGAACGCGCTCGCAAAGAGACGGAACGGTTAGTGGCGGACATCCGTCGAACCCAGGCCGAAAAGAAAGCCGTCAAGGAACTGCACCAGCATCTCAAGTCGATGCAGCAGGAGGTGGCTTCGCAGAAACGGCAGTTGGAAGCCGGCCGACCACGGTCAAAGTGGCCGGAACAGCTCAAGAAAGGAGACCGCGTGCGCATTCTGACGCTCGACCAGGAGGGAGAGATCGAGCGCATGCTCCGCGGCGACCGGGCTCGGGTACGCGTAGGTTCCATGACCACGGTCGTAGAACTGCGCCATCTCGAGCCGCTTGCGGACGGGCCCGTCAAGCAGACTGCGCAGGCTGGAACCAGCTTTGACAACGGCGCGCCCTTTTCGCCGGAGATACACCTCAGAGGGATGACGGTCGAAGAGGCCCTCGAGGCTCTCGACAAGTTTCTTGACAAAGCCGT